A part of Eschrichtius robustus isolate mEscRob2 chromosome 20, mEscRob2.pri, whole genome shotgun sequence genomic DNA contains:
- the LHX1 gene encoding LIM/homeobox protein Lhx1 — MVHCAGCKRPILDRFLLNVLDRAWHVKCVQCCECKCNLTEKCFSREGKLYCKNDFFRCFGTKCAGCAQGISPSDLVRRARSKVFHLNCFTCMMCNKQLSTGEELYIIDENKFVCKEDYLSNSSVAKENSLHSATTGSDPSLSPDSQDPSQDDAKDSESANVSDKEGGSNENDDQNLGAKRRGPRTTIKAKQLETLKAAFAATPKPTRHIREQLAQETGLNMRVIQVWFQNRRSKERRMKQLSALGARRHAFFRSPRRMRPLVDRLEPGELIPNGPFSFYGDYQSEYYAPGGNYDFFPQGPPSSQAQTPVDLPFVPSSGPSGTPLGGLEHPLPGHHPSSEAQRFTDILAHPPGDSPSPEPSLPGPLHSMSAEVFGPSPPFSSLSVNGGASYGNHLSHPPEMNEAAVW; from the exons ATGGTGCACTGTGCCGGCTGCAAAAGGCCCATCCTGGACCGCTTCCTCTTGAACGTGCTGGACAGGGCCTGGCACGTCAAGTGCGTCCAGTGCTGTGAATGTAAATGCAACCTGACCGAGAAGTGCTTCTCCCGGGAAGGCAAGCTCTACTGCAAAAACGACTTCTTCCG GTGTTTCGGTACCAAATGCGCAGGCTGCGCGCAGGGCATCTCCCCTAGCGACCTGGTGCGGAGAGCCCGGAGCAAAGTGTTTCACCTGAACTGCTTCACCTGCATGATGTGTAACAAGCAGCTCTCCACCGGCGAGGAGCTCTACATCATCGATGAGAACAAGTTCGTCTGCAAAGAGGATTACCTAAGCAACAGCAGCGTCGCCAAAGAGAACAGCCTCCACTCGG ccaccACGGGCAGTGACCCCAGTTTGTCTCCGGACTCCCAAGACCCGTCGCAGGACGACGCCAAGGACTCGGAGAGCGCCAATGTGTCGGACAAGGAAGGCGGCAGCAATGAGAACGACGACCAGAACCTGGGGGCCAAGCGGAGAGGGCCGCGCACCACCATCAAAGCCAAGCAGCTGGAGACGCTGAAGGCCGCCTTTGCCGCTACACCcaagcccacgcgccacatcCGCGAGCAGCTGGCTCAGGAGACTGGCCTCAACATGCGTGTCATCCAG GTCTGGTTCCAGAACCGACGGTCCAAGGAACGGAGGATGAAGCAGCTAAGCGCGCTGGGCGCCCGGCGCCACGCCTTCTTCCGCAGTCCGCGCCGGATGCGGCCGCTCGTGGACCGCCTGGAGCCGGGCGAGCTCATCCCCAACGGGCCCTTCTCCTTCTATGGAG ATTACCAGAGCGAGTACTACGCTCCCGGAGGCAACTACGACTTCTTCCCGCAAGGCCCCCCGTCCTCGCAGGCTCAGACGCCAGTAGACCTGCCCTTCGTGCCGTCGTCCGGGCCTTCCGGGACACCCCTGGGTGGCCTGGAGCACCCGCTGCCCGGCCACCACCCGTCGAGCGAGGCTCAGCGGTTCACCGACATCCTGGCGCATCCTCCCGGGGACTCGCCCAGCCCCGAGCCCAGCCTGCCCGGGCCTCTCCACTCAATGTCGGCCGAGGTCTTCGGGCCCAGCCCACCCTTCTCGTCGCTGTCGGTCAACGGAGGGGCGAGCTACGGAAACCACCTGTCTCACCCCCCCGAAATGAATGAGGCGGCCGTGTGGTAG